The following are encoded in a window of Castanea sativa cultivar Marrone di Chiusa Pesio chromosome 5, ASM4071231v1 genomic DNA:
- the LOC142637387 gene encoding ELF3-like protein 2, translating into MRGGKDEQKVLSPMFPRLHVNDTEKRGPKAPPRNKMALYEQLSVPSQRFTPGSASMLPIRSKNSSSLVPLISSSHAGGHQESIFTQLCNSPSSHRAENLHSYSFVGVKLDTKVASHEQNSTKPTTCQSLNATRLLSSSAKCKSLQSYKFSKFKSFSSKKLGDEDDRVCTPSQGVIPHRSNSQCSSDREKFPRLSLTPSVKLQNASDGQSIRNATIDLKSTEFVTQQAEEDSRVSQSDQDPGEGSDSITSTRYKNLVDMSLTPSNKVKNSESLKRMHATSDQEKRSSLVDKLNRLPDSNTQLQQVYVAAQDRTAHRDDIIKCRIGIGKENSSKLRSESCSRPSIGDHYQCLNGLTNGTECREEKKCGSMSALDISPDDVVGVIGEKLFWKARRAIVNQQRLFAVQVFELHRLIKVQRMIAGSPHILLEDNFYLGKPSVKISPRKKLRSEYVSEPTAPPIVKAKDNSLRSIPITEYADENVVRKFPLPSVNYDTSKGLNTEESNFGLHSANPSQPPPGNHWLVPEMSPSEGLVYKPYAVSCPTAGFMAPVYSNCGAMNLSSGSGDFLNTAYGVPATPQWIGIFPNTNPLGQTYFPPYGRSVMHQSLSGSAIEQTSPFAEVQLDGQDNQLSVGDINLTLPQQSSCNMSSPVNRVIPCHDGKFPASNGSELQGSTASSPFERAKGDALPLFPTSPTIKALDQNVPSSEHRTQVIKVVPHNPRSATESAVRIFQSIQEERKQL; encoded by the exons ATGAGAGGAGGAAAAGATGAGCAAAAGGTGTTAAGTCCTATGTTTCCTAGGCTTCACGTAAATGATACAGAGAAAAGAGGGCCAAAAGCACCTCCAAGGAACAAAATGGCTCTCTATGAACAGCTCAGTGTTCCATCTCAAAGGTTCACCCCTGGTTCAGCGTCCATGTTGCCAATTCGGTCCAAAAACAGCAGTAGCTTGGTTCCTTTGATATCCTCGAGCCAT GCTGGTGGCCACCAAGAGAGTATCTTTACTCAGCTCTGCAACTCCCCCTCTTCTCATCGGGCAGAGAATCTCCACTCTTATTCTTTCGTTGGGGTTAAGTTGGACACTAAGGTGGCAAGTCATGAACAGAATTCCACGAAGCCTACAACTTGTCaaagtttgaatgccacaaggcTATTGTCATCATCTGCTAAATGCAAATCACTTCAATCAtacaaattttccaaatttaaGAGCTTCTCTTCAAAGAAGCTCGGCGATGAGGATGATAGAGTTTGTACCCCTAGCCAAGGAGTAATTCCACATCGTAGCAACAGTCAGTGCAGCAGTGATAGGGAAAAATTCCCTCGCTTGAGCTTAACCCCTTCAGTTAAACTTCAAAATGCTTCTGATGGGCAGTCAATTAGAAATGCAACCATTGACCTAAAGTCAACAGAATTTGTGACGCAGCAAGCTGAAGAGGACTCAAGAGTGTCTCAGAGTGATCAGGACCCTGGGGAAGGGTCAGATTCAATCACATCAACTAGATATAAGAATTTGGTGGATATGTCTTTAACCCCGtcaaataaagttaaaaattcTGAGTCATTAAAGAGAATGCATGCAACTTCTgatcaagaaaaaagaagcagTTTGGTGGATAAGTTGAACAGATTACCAGATTCTAATACACAGTTGCAACAAGTGTATGTGGCTGCGCAAGACAGAACAGCCCACAGAGATGACATCATAAAATGCAGAATAGGCATAGGTAAGGAAAACAGTTCAAAGTTGAGAAGTGAATCATGCTCGAGGCCATCAATTGGAGACCATTATCAATGTCTTAATGGGCTTACAAATGGCACTGAGTGTCGGGAAGAAAAGAAATGTGGATCTATGTCGGCTTTGGATATCTCCCCTGATGATGTTGTTGGAGTGATAGGTGAGAAACTATTCTGGAAAGCGAGAAGAGCTATTGTCAA TCAACAAAGATTGTTCGCGGTGCAAGTGTTTGAGTTGCATAGACTGATAAAG GTACAAAGAATGATTGCTGGCTCACCGCATATTTTACTTGAAGATAACTTTTATTTGGGCAAGCCTTCAGTAAAAATATCTCCACGGAAGAAATTGCGGTCTGAATATGTTTCAGAACCAACAGCTCCCCCGATTGTTAAAGCAAAAGATAATTCTCTGAGATCAATTCCTATCACTGAATATGCAGATGAAAACGTGGTTAGAAAGTTCCCACTCCCTTCTGTCAATTATGACACCAGCAAAGGATTGAATACCGAGGAATCAAATTTTGGGCTTCATTCTGCAAATCCTTCTCAACCACCACCAGGAAATCATTGGTTAGTTCCTGAAATGTCTCCATCTGAAGGACTTGTGTACAAGCCCTATGCAGTGTCATGTCCAACTGCAGGTTTCATGGCACCAGTATACAGCAACTGTGGGGCTATGAACCTGAGTTCAGGAAGCGGAGACTTTTTAAACACTGCTTATGGTGTTCCTGCTACTCCCCAATGGATTGGAATTTTTCCAAACACAAATCCTTTAGGCCAGACATACTTTCCTCCATATGGCCGGTCAGTCATGCATCAATCTCTATCGGGTTCAGCTATTGAGCAAACAAGCCCATTTGCAGAAGTTCAGTTAGATGGGCAGGACAATCAATTATCAGTTGGAGACATCAATCTTACATTACCTCAGCAAAGCTCATGTAACATGTCCAGCCCGGTAAATCGAGTAATACCATGTCATGATGGGAAATTCCCTGCATCAAATGGGAGTGAGTTACAGGGAAGTACAGCAAGCAGTCCCTTTGAGAGGGCCAAAGGAGATGCACTTCCTCTTTTTCCCACATCACCGACAATTAAGGCATTGGATCAAAATGTGCCAAGTAGTGAGCATCGGACACAAGTGATTAAGGTTGTACCTCACAATCCAAGATCAGCAACTGAATCAGCAGTACGGATATTTCAGTCAATACAGGAAGAAAGGAAACAATTATGA